The proteins below are encoded in one region of Pirellulales bacterium:
- a CDS encoding OmpH family outer membrane protein has protein sequence MNHRLFFQVALATGIVTCFASSAAAQAPAPPSVAIIDMTYIFENHPGFQARREQLRGQVEQAEHDVKARQEELKKLVDRLNDYNPGTPEYKQLEEAITKQDADLKVKVQLSKKDFLLHEAKMYYTVYQEIADETRMYAERAGIQLVLRFNGDQIDTNNPQEVLKELNKAIVYSNPSIDITPIVLDQIKRRQGQPAATTGARPVQQVPGAPGVPPRR, from the coding sequence GTGAACCATCGTCTTTTCTTCCAGGTTGCACTCGCAACCGGCATCGTCACCTGTTTTGCCAGTTCGGCCGCGGCCCAGGCGCCCGCGCCCCCGTCGGTGGCCATCATCGACATGACCTACATCTTCGAGAATCACCCGGGTTTCCAGGCCCGTCGCGAGCAGTTGCGCGGTCAGGTCGAACAGGCCGAGCACGACGTGAAGGCCCGCCAGGAAGAGCTCAAGAAGCTCGTCGACCGATTGAACGACTACAACCCGGGCACGCCCGAGTACAAGCAACTCGAAGAGGCCATCACCAAGCAGGACGCCGATCTGAAGGTGAAGGTGCAGCTCAGCAAGAAGGACTTCCTGCTGCACGAGGCGAAGATGTACTACACGGTCTATCAAGAGATCGCCGACGAGACGCGCATGTATGCCGAGCGTGCCGGGATCCAACTCGTCTTGCGTTTCAACGGCGACCAGATCGACACGAACAATCCGCAGGAAGTGCTGAAAGAGCTGAACAAGGCGATCGTCTACAGCAATCCTTCGATCGACATCACGCCGATCGTGCTCGACCAGATCAAGCGTCGCCAGGGACAGCCGGCCGCGACGACGGGCGCTCGACCGGTGCAGCAGGTTCCGGGTGCTCCGGG
- a CDS encoding PilZ domain-containing protein, with protein sequence MSDQLELMPLEISDRELDRLLALAEEFCRRNIDEDFERRLRERYAFDRAISVQRATPDGVLSGELLAAQARDISLWGISLRVEGEFSRHDHLAVDLVVPSSGDVLRRARLLVEVRHAKVDTSGALILGCAFRESLDPDTMERAISRF encoded by the coding sequence GTGTCGGACCAACTCGAACTCATGCCTCTGGAAATCAGCGATCGGGAGCTCGATCGCCTGCTCGCGCTGGCCGAGGAGTTTTGCCGCCGCAACATCGATGAGGACTTCGAACGTCGCCTGCGCGAGCGGTATGCATTCGATCGCGCGATTTCGGTCCAGCGTGCGACGCCCGACGGCGTGCTGTCTGGCGAGCTCCTGGCGGCCCAGGCCCGCGATATCTCGTTGTGGGGGATCTCGCTGCGCGTGGAGGGGGAATTCTCGCGGCACGATCATTTGGCAGTCGACCTGGTCGTTCCGAGTTCGGGGGACGTGTTGCGTCGTGCCCGGCTGCTGGTCGAGGTTCGCCATGCGAAAGTCGATACCAGTGGCGCGCTGATCCTGGGTTGCGCGTTCCGCGAATCGCTCGATCCCGACACGATGGAGCGTGCCATTTCGCGTTTTTAG
- the ilvB gene encoding biosynthetic-type acetolactate synthase large subunit, producing the protein MSGADILVQSLVNHGVEVIFAYPGGASMPLHQALTRFSDRLRTILPRHEQGGTFAAQGYARSTGKVGVCMATSGPGATNLVTGLADAKMDSIPIIAITGQVGTNVIGTDAFQETPIVEVCRGITKHHYLVTDVNDLARVMREAFHVATTGRPGPVLVDIPKNIQQGYAVPDFDAPMNLPGYHIERRLARPEQIAQVAAAIKLAKRPVIYAGGGVIAGEASEELTRLARKTGIPVAMTLMGLGGFPGEDPLSLHMLGMHGSVYANYAVEAADLLLAFGVRFDDRVTGKLAEFAKRAKIVHIDIDPSEINKNKAAHIPIVGDVKHALTELNKIVEAPEDLSAWHEQVAEWKQSDPLTWDQNFNGILPQHAIHELWKLTKDLDPIVAVGVGQHQMWAAQHFKFEKPRRWLSSSGLGTMGFGLPAAMGVQAAHPDRLVIDIDGDGSILINIQELAACYCEKLPVKVLLLNNQHLGMVVQWEDRFFTGNRAHTYLGPIDNPEWRGQGNGMGPPTRYPDFVTMAKGFGWGARYIKEKADLVDGLTEMVKSPGPFILDVQIPYQEHVLPMIPSGMTVRDLIKQ; encoded by the coding sequence ATGAGCGGCGCCGATATCCTCGTACAGTCGTTGGTCAATCACGGCGTCGAGGTCATCTTCGCCTATCCCGGCGGAGCGAGCATGCCGCTGCATCAGGCGCTGACTCGCTTTTCGGACCGCTTGCGCACCATCCTGCCCCGACACGAGCAAGGGGGCACCTTTGCCGCGCAGGGCTATGCCCGCAGCACGGGCAAAGTGGGCGTCTGCATGGCCACCAGTGGTCCCGGCGCGACGAATCTCGTCACGGGTCTCGCCGATGCGAAGATGGACAGCATTCCTATCATCGCCATCACCGGGCAAGTGGGCACGAACGTTATCGGCACGGACGCCTTCCAGGAAACGCCGATCGTCGAGGTCTGTCGCGGCATCACGAAGCACCACTATCTGGTCACCGACGTGAACGACCTGGCCCGCGTCATGCGCGAGGCGTTCCACGTCGCGACGACCGGCCGCCCGGGCCCGGTGCTCGTCGATATTCCGAAGAACATCCAGCAGGGCTACGCGGTGCCCGATTTCGACGCGCCGATGAACTTGCCCGGCTATCACATCGAGCGCCGCCTGGCCCGGCCGGAACAGATCGCACAAGTGGCCGCCGCGATCAAGCTGGCCAAGCGGCCGGTGATTTATGCCGGTGGCGGCGTCATCGCGGGAGAAGCGAGCGAGGAACTGACCAGGCTCGCCCGCAAGACGGGTATTCCGGTGGCGATGACGCTGATGGGGCTCGGCGGTTTCCCCGGCGAGGATCCCCTTTCGCTCCACATGCTCGGCATGCACGGCAGCGTCTATGCCAACTACGCGGTCGAAGCCGCCGACTTGCTGCTCGCCTTTGGCGTGCGCTTCGACGATCGCGTGACGGGCAAGCTGGCCGAGTTCGCCAAGCGCGCCAAGATCGTCCACATCGACATCGACCCTTCGGAGATCAACAAGAACAAGGCGGCCCATATTCCCATCGTGGGCGATGTGAAGCACGCCCTGACCGAACTGAACAAGATCGTCGAGGCGCCCGAGGATCTTTCGGCCTGGCACGAGCAAGTCGCCGAGTGGAAACAGTCCGATCCGCTCACCTGGGACCAGAACTTCAACGGGATTCTGCCGCAACACGCCATCCACGAACTGTGGAAATTGACCAAGGATCTCGATCCCATCGTGGCCGTGGGGGTGGGGCAGCATCAGATGTGGGCCGCGCAGCACTTCAAGTTCGAGAAGCCGCGCCGCTGGCTTTCGAGTTCCGGCCTGGGCACGATGGGCTTCGGTCTGCCGGCGGCGATGGGCGTGCAGGCGGCGCATCCCGATCGGCTGGTGATCGACATCGACGGCGACGGCAGCATCCTGATCAACATTCAGGAACTGGCGGCCTGCTATTGCGAGAAACTGCCCGTCAAGGTGCTGCTGCTCAACAACCAGCACCTAGGCATGGTGGTGCAGTGGGAAGATCGCTTCTTCACCGGCAACCGCGCCCATACGTATCTGGGCCCGATCGACAATCCCGAGTGGCGGGGCCAGGGAAATGGCATGGGCCCCCCGACGCGCTACCCCGACTTCGTCACCATGGCCAAGGGCTTCGGCTGGGGGGCCCGCTACATCAAGGAAAAGGCCGATCTCGTCGATGGCCTGACCGAGATGGTCAAGTCCCCCGGCCCGTTCATCCTCGACGTGCAGATCCCTTACCAGGAGCACGTGCTGCCGATGATCCCCTCGGGCATGACGGTGCGCGACCTCATCAAGCAGTAA
- a CDS encoding toxin-antitoxin system HicB family antitoxin, with the protein MRATPELHRNLSNLAEAKRKSLNSLVVECLELAAQKSPRPRSAKRKNVVPDTARRQHNNAVKSLITTLQERAEIDGTRILSQLVGMLDAAHRNGTPPE; encoded by the coding sequence GTGCGAGCCACGCCCGAGCTGCACCGCAACTTGAGTAATTTGGCCGAGGCCAAACGCAAGAGCCTCAATTCGCTGGTCGTAGAATGCCTGGAGTTGGCCGCTCAGAAAAGTCCGCGACCTCGATCCGCGAAGCGCAAGAACGTAGTACCTGACACGGCTCGACGCCAGCACAACAATGCGGTGAAATCTTTGATTACGACACTGCAAGAGCGTGCTGAAATCGATGGTACTCGAATTTTGTCTCAGCTTGTAGGAATGCTCGATGCTGCTCATCGAAACGGAACTCCGCCCGAGTAG
- a CDS encoding SET domain-containing protein, whose protein sequence is MLLIETELRPSSIHGIGLFAIAPVAVGQVVWRFTEGFDLDLDPRALDRLGPRERARLLHYGYIDHVLNRYILCCDDARFINHSPSPNIASDRSGDPRGVDVAVREILPSDEITIDYESLETFEPDRVPLA, encoded by the coding sequence ATGCTGCTCATCGAAACGGAACTCCGCCCGAGTAGCATTCATGGCATCGGATTGTTCGCGATTGCTCCGGTGGCTGTCGGGCAAGTTGTGTGGCGATTTACCGAGGGGTTTGATTTGGACCTCGATCCCCGCGCGCTCGACCGACTGGGGCCGCGCGAGCGCGCGCGGTTGCTGCACTACGGCTACATCGACCACGTGCTCAATCGATATATCTTGTGTTGCGATGATGCGCGATTCATCAATCACAGCCCATCCCCCAACATTGCCTCGGATCGATCTGGAGATCCGCGCGGCGTCGACGTCGCCGTCCGTGAGATTCTTCCAAGCGACGAGATCACCATTGACTATGAGTCATTGGAGACCTTCGAGCCGGATCGTGTCCCCCTGGCTTGA
- a CDS encoding ParB/RepB/Spo0J family partition protein, giving the protein MSNFAWRCSIVTREKRLGRGLESLLSVSADGPAPGHSGGPHMHVPRIAEVEQPTGEQLVELSVYEVDSNPYQPRAEFDEGELSALADSIREHGMLQPILVRQVGGRYQLIAGERRLKAAIRAGWTEVPARVREADDREMAELAIVENLQRKDLNPLEKAASFQQYLEQYGVTQEELAGRLKIDRSTIANLIRLLELPRDVQGALRSGQITQGHARALLPLGDERTQIEFMQRIREEGLSVRATENLVQETIHYDDRPQFVGVIGAEGTPPRGKSPKRTKSGQIAALEQEFRAALGSKVDVRQTSAGRGKIVIHFKNHDEFERLRDYLVGQEPEAHSRAG; this is encoded by the coding sequence ATGTCGAACTTTGCATGGAGGTGCTCGATCGTGACTCGTGAAAAACGACTAGGACGTGGGTTGGAATCGCTACTTAGCGTCTCTGCCGACGGACCCGCCCCCGGCCACTCGGGGGGCCCCCACATGCACGTGCCCCGCATCGCCGAGGTCGAACAACCGACGGGCGAGCAGCTCGTCGAGCTGTCGGTCTACGAGGTCGACAGCAACCCGTACCAGCCGCGGGCCGAGTTCGACGAAGGGGAGTTGTCCGCGCTGGCCGACAGCATCCGCGAGCACGGCATGCTCCAGCCGATCCTGGTCCGCCAGGTGGGAGGGCGCTACCAGCTCATCGCGGGAGAGCGCCGTTTGAAGGCGGCCATTCGCGCCGGCTGGACCGAGGTGCCTGCCCGGGTGCGCGAGGCGGACGATCGGGAGATGGCCGAGTTGGCCATCGTCGAGAACTTGCAACGGAAGGATCTCAACCCGCTGGAAAAGGCGGCCTCGTTCCAGCAGTATCTCGAGCAGTATGGCGTGACGCAGGAGGAACTGGCGGGCCGGCTGAAGATCGACCGCTCGACGATCGCCAACCTGATCCGCCTGCTCGAGCTGCCGCGCGACGTGCAGGGGGCGTTACGCTCGGGGCAGATCACCCAGGGGCACGCGCGGGCGCTGCTGCCGTTGGGAGACGAGCGGACGCAGATCGAGTTCATGCAGCGGATCCGCGAGGAGGGGCTGAGCGTGCGGGCGACCGAGAACCTGGTGCAGGAGACGATCCATTACGACGACCGACCGCAGTTTGTCGGCGTGATCGGCGCCGAAGGCACCCCGCCACGTGGAAAGTCGCCCAAGCGGACAAAGAGCGGCCAGATCGCGGCGCTCGAGCAGGAATTCCGCGCGGCGCTAGGGAGCAAGGTCGACGTGCGACAGACGAGCGCCGGCCGGGGGAAGATCGTGATCCACTTCAAGAACCACGACGAGTTCGAACGGCTGAGAGACTATCTGGTCGGGCAGGAACCCGAGGCTCATAGCCGGGCTGGGTGA
- a CDS encoding ParA family protein, whose product MSRILCVANQKGGVGKTTTALNLAVGLAKSGARTLLIDLDPQCNATSGLGARPADSHPLVSRAPLREALVETGTPGLELLPGCRTFRDVEALAADGAPHAVTLRQHLDSGMSAYDFVLIDCPPSLGDLTQTALAASTEVLMPIQCEYYAMEGLTQMIEVIRTVMQQHPNRLRFGGIVLTMHDPTLELTAEVDAEVRDFFGEIVFQTVIPRDVAVSEAPSHGRSVLDYAPRARGARAYVELCMEVLDRDS is encoded by the coding sequence TTGAGTCGCATTCTGTGCGTTGCCAATCAGAAGGGAGGCGTCGGTAAAACGACGACTGCCCTGAACCTGGCCGTCGGCCTGGCCAAGTCTGGCGCGCGCACGCTGCTCATCGATCTCGACCCGCAGTGCAATGCCACGAGCGGCCTGGGCGCCCGGCCGGCGGACAGTCATCCGCTGGTAAGCCGCGCTCCGCTGCGCGAGGCCCTCGTCGAGACGGGGACGCCGGGGCTCGAGCTGTTGCCCGGCTGCCGGACATTTCGCGACGTGGAAGCCCTGGCCGCCGACGGCGCCCCGCATGCTGTCACCTTGCGCCAGCATCTCGACAGCGGCATGTCGGCGTACGACTTCGTCCTGATCGACTGCCCCCCGTCTTTGGGGGATCTGACTCAAACCGCGCTTGCCGCCTCGACCGAAGTGTTGATGCCCATCCAGTGCGAGTACTACGCGATGGAAGGGCTGACGCAGATGATCGAGGTGATCCGCACGGTGATGCAGCAGCATCCGAATCGTCTGCGGTTTGGCGGTATCGTGCTCACCATGCATGACCCCACGCTCGAGCTGACCGCCGAAGTCGACGCCGAGGTGCGTGACTTCTTCGGCGAGATTGTTTTTCAGACCGTCATCCCGCGCGACGTGGCGGTGAGCGAAGCTCCCAGCCACGGACGCTCGGTGCTGGATTATGCCCCACGTGCCCGGGGTGCCCGGGCGTATGTCGAACTTTGCATGGAGGTGCTCGATCGTGACTCGTGA
- a CDS encoding DUF1015 domain-containing protein, with the protein MPDIQAFRGIRYDLGHVGSLADVVAPPYDVIDAEFQDQLYDKHPANVIRLELNREEPGDDEKSNRYTRAGRFFKNWQSEGVLFTEPDPAIYVYHQEFTYKGETHNRRGFIARVRLERFGEGKIFPHEETMSGPKQDRLLLTRACRANLSPVFGLFPDPENEAQELLERATAGKTPLVATDHLGVIHRLWPVTDPAVITAVNKVLGPKPTFIADGHHRYETACNYRDERAAEAGGSLPSDHAANFVLMTCIGMSDPGMLVLPTHRLFRGLPELDSAALVKTLGDCFTTRLVGEGADLADTVWNEIENEGAQGTIGFFTRQDERWTIARVTDEGQRRMADLAQEHSPEWCDLGVALLHRLVIENLLDAKELPKPRYVHLVEEVVEGLDSDEFPLAALIMPATLEHIRAVSEHQERMPAKSTYFYPKLLSGLVFNPLD; encoded by the coding sequence ATGCCTGATATTCAAGCCTTCCGCGGCATTCGCTACGACCTGGGTCACGTCGGTTCTCTGGCAGACGTGGTGGCGCCCCCCTACGACGTCATCGACGCGGAGTTCCAGGACCAGCTCTACGACAAACACCCGGCGAACGTGATTCGCCTCGAGTTGAATCGCGAGGAGCCTGGCGACGACGAGAAGTCGAACCGCTACACGCGTGCCGGCCGCTTCTTCAAGAACTGGCAGTCCGAAGGGGTGCTCTTCACCGAACCCGATCCGGCCATCTACGTCTACCATCAGGAGTTCACCTACAAGGGGGAGACGCACAACCGCCGCGGCTTCATCGCCCGCGTGCGGCTCGAGCGCTTTGGCGAGGGGAAGATCTTCCCGCACGAAGAGACGATGTCGGGCCCAAAGCAAGATCGGCTACTGCTCACGCGTGCCTGCCGCGCGAACCTGAGCCCGGTCTTCGGCCTGTTCCCCGATCCCGAGAACGAGGCGCAGGAGCTTCTCGAGCGGGCGACAGCGGGCAAGACTCCGCTCGTGGCGACCGATCACCTGGGTGTGATCCACCGCCTGTGGCCGGTCACCGATCCCGCGGTCATCACGGCGGTCAACAAGGTGCTGGGGCCCAAGCCCACCTTCATCGCCGATGGTCACCACCGCTACGAGACCGCCTGCAACTACCGCGACGAGCGCGCCGCAGAGGCTGGCGGCTCGCTCCCCTCGGACCATGCGGCCAACTTCGTGCTGATGACCTGCATCGGCATGAGCGATCCCGGCATGCTCGTGTTGCCGACGCACCGGCTGTTCCGCGGCCTTCCCGAGCTGGACTCGGCCGCGTTGGTGAAGACGTTGGGGGACTGTTTCACAACCCGCCTCGTGGGCGAAGGGGCCGATCTGGCCGACACGGTCTGGAACGAGATCGAGAACGAAGGCGCCCAGGGGACGATCGGCTTCTTTACGCGGCAGGACGAACGCTGGACGATTGCCCGCGTCACCGACGAGGGGCAGCGTCGCATGGCGGACCTGGCCCAGGAACACAGCCCCGAGTGGTGCGATCTGGGCGTGGCGCTGCTCCACCGGCTGGTGATCGAGAACCTGCTCGACGCAAAAGAGCTGCCGAAGCCGCGCTACGTCCATCTTGTGGAAGAGGTGGTCGAGGGGCTCGATTCCGACGAGTTCCCGCTGGCGGCCCTGATTATGCCCGCCACGCTCGAGCACATCCGCGCCGTGAGCGAACACCAGGAACGCATGCCGGCCAAAAGCACCTACTTCTATCCGAAGCTCCTCAGCGGGCTGGTCTTCAACCCGTTGGATTGA
- the ahcY gene encoding adenosylhomocysteinase has protein sequence MAQVETRLPYKVADLSLAEWGRKEILLAENEMPGLMALRQKYGQQKPLKGARIAGCLHMTIQTAVLIETLVELGAQVTWSSCNIFSTQDHAAAAIAQAGVPVYAWKGMTNEEFDWCIEQTLFFPDGQPLNMILDDGGDLTAMVHNKYPELLTGIRGISEETTTGVHRLYQMHAAGELRVPCINVNDSVTKSKFDNLYGCRESLADGIKRATDVMVAGKVVVIAGYGDVGKGCAHSMRSLGARVIVTEIDPINALQAAMEGFEVTTMEDAAPRGNIFVTTTGNRDIITGKHMQVMPNDAIVCNIGHFDIEIDMAWLNSQKNVKKVEIKPQVDRYTFADGRSILILAEGRLVNLGCATGHPSFVMSTSFTNQVLAQLALWGENEKYPLGVHVLPKKLDEEVARLHLDKLGVKLSKLSKEQADYLGVPVEGPYKPEYYRY, from the coding sequence GTGGCTCAGGTTGAAACACGGCTGCCGTACAAGGTTGCTGATCTGTCGTTGGCCGAATGGGGTCGCAAGGAGATCCTGCTGGCCGAGAACGAGATGCCCGGCCTGATGGCCCTCCGCCAGAAGTACGGCCAGCAGAAGCCGCTCAAGGGGGCCCGCATCGCCGGCTGCCTCCACATGACGATCCAGACCGCCGTGTTGATCGAGACCCTCGTCGAGCTCGGCGCCCAGGTCACCTGGAGCAGTTGCAACATCTTCTCGACGCAGGACCACGCCGCCGCCGCCATCGCCCAGGCGGGCGTGCCGGTCTATGCCTGGAAGGGAATGACGAACGAAGAGTTCGATTGGTGCATCGAGCAGACGCTGTTCTTCCCCGATGGCCAGCCGCTGAACATGATCCTCGACGACGGCGGCGACCTGACCGCCATGGTCCACAACAAGTATCCCGAGCTGTTGACCGGCATCCGTGGCATTTCGGAAGAGACCACCACCGGGGTCCATCGCCTTTACCAGATGCATGCCGCGGGCGAGCTCCGCGTTCCTTGTATCAACGTCAACGATTCGGTCACGAAGAGCAAGTTCGACAATCTCTACGGCTGCCGCGAGTCGCTGGCCGACGGCATCAAGCGGGCCACCGATGTGATGGTCGCCGGCAAGGTGGTCGTCATCGCCGGCTACGGCGACGTCGGCAAGGGCTGTGCCCACTCGATGCGTTCGCTCGGCGCCCGGGTGATCGTCACCGAGATCGACCCGATCAACGCCCTGCAGGCGGCCATGGAAGGCTTCGAGGTCACGACGATGGAAGACGCCGCCCCGCGTGGCAATATCTTCGTCACGACCACGGGCAATCGCGACATCATCACCGGCAAGCACATGCAGGTGATGCCCAATGACGCGATCGTCTGCAACATCGGCCACTTCGATATCGAGATCGACATGGCCTGGCTCAACTCGCAGAAGAACGTGAAGAAGGTGGAGATCAAGCCGCAGGTCGACCGCTACACGTTCGCCGACGGGCGCTCGATCCTGATCCTGGCCGAAGGCCGCCTGGTGAATCTCGGCTGTGCCACGGGGCACCCCTCGTTCGTCATGTCGACCTCGTTCACCAACCAGGTACTGGCCCAGTTGGCGCTGTGGGGCGAAAATGAAAAGTACCCGCTGGGCGTCCACGTGTTGCCCAAGAAGCTCGACGAAGAGGTCGCGCGGCTCCACCTCGACAAGCTGGGCGTGAAGCTGTCCAAGCTCTCGAAGGAGCAGGCCGACTACCTCGGCGTACCGGTCGAAGGCCCCTACAAGCCCGAGTATTATCGCTACTAA